In one Culex quinquefasciatus strain JHB chromosome 2, VPISU_Cqui_1.0_pri_paternal, whole genome shotgun sequence genomic region, the following are encoded:
- the LOC6044269 gene encoding uncharacterized protein LOC6044269 → MDSISAETRSEIYEKLWTRMPRGALNPGPVANFRLDDFIALIKRYPVIYNRLDKHNKQEYADTWDQLEAILKTNKKFLMMKWKGLRDNFRVELKKEFYSPPEARYVSKWVHYRKLAFLREQVLPTLDQKGDGESAQDELHQIMQFVQNQEEPSPQEHSHANSEVKQERDESNGDSNGDSNGQPASETDFNFNHFQEPDTMHLPEITITPKHPLDHQQQPINLESRKRRRSQNAPSTSSSTVAAAGGAPAQDDDYHFLMSIHPYLRQLPLPVKLKVRLQMQQVLFNELMRQPIADEED, encoded by the exons ATGGACTCGATAAGTGCAGAAACGCGCAGTGAAATCTACGAAAAGCTCTGGACCCGGATGCCCCGCGGGGCGCTCAACCCAGGGCCGGTTGCCAATTTCCGGCTGGACGATTTCATCGCGCTCATCAAGCGCTACCCGGTCATCTACAACCGGCTCGACAAGCACAACAAGCAGGAGTACGCCGACACCTGGGATCAGCTGGAGGCCATCTTGAAAACGAACA AGAAATTCCTCATGATGAAGTGGAAAGGACTTCGGGACAACTTCCGGGTGGAGCTCAAAAAGGAATTCTACTCCCCGCCGGAAGCTCGCTACGTGTCCAAGTGGGTTCACTACCGGAAGCTGGCCTTCCTTCGCGAGCAGGTCCTCCCAACACTGGACCAAAAAGGGGACGGCGAATCCGCCCAAGATGAGCTCCATCAAATCATGCAGTTCGTGCAGAACCAAGAGGAACCTTCCCCGCAGGAGCACTCCCACGCCAACTCCGAGGTCAAACAGGAACGTGACGAATCCAACGGCGATTCCAACGGCGATTCCAACGGCCAACCCGCCTCGGAAACCGACTTCAACTTCAACCACTTCCAAGAACCGGACACCATGCACCTGCCGGAGATCACCATCACCCCGAAACATCCACTCGATCACCAGCAGCAGCCGATCAACCTCGAAAGTCGTAAGCGGCGTCGCTCTCAGAACGCCCCTTCTACGTCGTCCTCGACGGTGGCGGCTGCTGGAGGAGCCCCCGCCCAGGACGACGACTACCACTTCCTGATGAGCATTCACCCCTACCTGCGGCAGCTTCCCCTGCCGGTGAAGCTCAAGGTGCGGCTCCAAATGCAGCAGGTGCTGTTCAACGAACTGATGAGGCAACCGATCGCCGACGAGGAAGACTAA